The Microbulbifer hydrolyticus genome has a segment encoding these proteins:
- a CDS encoding acetolactate synthase large subunit — translation MKASDLFVRALEAEGVEFVFGIPGEENLDLLESLRGSKINLIIGRHEQASGFMAATYGRLTGNAGVCLSTLGPGATNLVTAAAYAQLGAMPMVMVTGQKPIKSSKQGQFQIIDIVDMMQPLTKFTKVIVSGDNVPAHVREAFRHAEEERPGATHLELPEDIAREHSTMPVLEPSYTRRPIAEEKAVRQAAQAISAARKPLLLIGAGANRKLTAKMLRELVEKLGIPAVTTQMGKGVIDEASTHFIGNTALSDGDFVHRAIDQADLIINVGHDVVEKPPFFMRPGGPAVVHINFNSAQVDPVYFPQIEVVGDIANSLWQLKELLEPQEHWSFADAHRIRNALQKHIHEGAQDDGFPMKPQRLVKEVREAVPDDGIIALDNGMYKIWFARNYQAHSPNSVLLDNALATMGAGLPSAMAAKLVNPDRPVLAICGDGGFMMNSQELETAVRLKLDLVILVLRDDGYGMIKWKQAQMDFHDFGLDFGNPDFVVYAQSYGASGHRIEVTAELQPLIRQCMQEGGVHLIDIQMDYRDNDRILNREIRELSRKL, via the coding sequence GTGAAAGCATCCGATCTGTTCGTTCGTGCACTCGAGGCAGAGGGCGTTGAGTTTGTCTTCGGTATACCCGGGGAGGAAAACCTCGACCTGCTGGAATCCCTGCGTGGCTCGAAAATCAACCTCATCATCGGTCGCCATGAACAGGCCTCGGGTTTTATGGCGGCAACCTACGGCCGCCTTACCGGTAACGCCGGCGTCTGTCTCTCCACGCTCGGCCCCGGTGCCACCAATCTCGTGACCGCAGCAGCTTATGCGCAACTCGGCGCCATGCCGATGGTGATGGTCACCGGCCAGAAGCCGATCAAAAGCTCCAAGCAGGGCCAGTTCCAGATCATCGATATTGTCGACATGATGCAACCGCTGACCAAGTTCACCAAAGTGATCGTCAGTGGCGACAATGTTCCCGCCCATGTGCGCGAAGCATTCCGCCATGCCGAGGAAGAGCGGCCGGGTGCCACCCATCTGGAATTGCCGGAAGATATCGCGCGTGAGCATTCCACCATGCCCGTGCTGGAGCCCAGTTATACCCGCCGCCCGATTGCGGAAGAAAAGGCTGTACGCCAGGCCGCGCAGGCAATTTCCGCGGCGCGCAAGCCGCTGTTACTGATCGGCGCCGGTGCCAACCGCAAGCTGACTGCAAAAATGCTGCGGGAGCTGGTGGAGAAACTAGGTATCCCGGCGGTGACCACGCAGATGGGTAAAGGCGTGATCGACGAGGCCAGTACCCACTTTATCGGCAACACGGCACTGTCCGATGGTGATTTTGTCCACCGGGCGATCGATCAGGCAGACCTGATCATCAACGTCGGCCACGATGTTGTGGAAAAGCCGCCCTTTTTTATGCGACCCGGTGGGCCCGCGGTAGTGCATATCAATTTCAACTCTGCACAGGTGGACCCGGTGTACTTTCCCCAGATCGAAGTAGTCGGGGATATCGCCAACAGCCTATGGCAGTTGAAGGAGCTTTTGGAGCCTCAGGAGCACTGGAGCTTTGCCGACGCCCACCGCATCCGTAACGCGCTGCAAAAGCACATACACGAGGGTGCTCAGGACGATGGCTTCCCGATGAAGCCGCAACGGCTGGTGAAGGAGGTGCGCGAGGCGGTGCCCGACGACGGCATCATTGCGCTGGATAACGGCATGTACAAGATCTGGTTCGCGCGAAACTACCAGGCCCATTCCCCCAACTCGGTGCTGCTCGATAACGCACTCGCCACGATGGGCGCAGGGCTGCCGTCCGCGATGGCGGCAAAACTGGTGAACCCGGACCGCCCGGTGCTCGCCATCTGCGGTGACGGCGGGTTTATGATGAATTCCCAGGAGCTGGAAACCGCGGTACGGCTCAAGCTGGACCTGGTGATACTGGTATTGCGGGATGATGGCTACGGCATGATCAAGTGGAAGCAGGCGCAGATGGACTTCCATGATTTCGGGCTGGACTTCGGCAATCCCGACTTTGTTGTGTATGCGCAGTCTTATGGCGCCAGCGGACACCGTATTGAGGTCACCGCGGAATTACAGCCACTGATCAGGCAATGCATGCAGGAGGGCGGTGTACACCTGATCGACATCCAGATGGACTACCGCGATAACGACCGAATTCTGAATCGTGAAATCCGGGAGTTATCGCGCAAGCTCTGA
- a CDS encoding J domain-containing protein — MTTCWSTLEIPENSDRPEIRKAYARLIKKFRPDENPQQFQAIHDAYQEALARLLHPRVGNIQSGDEPGISQAEAPSKGGNSGSLEEVPEELLPPGMTRETFERINDAIENMKESEMIVEVDDFRITRGETPDQGFRIEKLYSPDTDAYRAGLSDEHRRALDQALATLDDILNSSDVANARHWDFLANCSYLLDSQFRYQLTGDVLRKIAQYNLSRNAASQAPVGVTAMYCLDQYLDFSRASVEDYHQLTEQEWNALRMPNRLGAGQPVVNDGLKGGKLVGGRGHAYTPAPEPGFWFALLKFSIFGVVAVFVLLGFAALVHTGKGSFIYVFAIIAAIKFVTAFLDESNKKS; from the coding sequence GTGACGACCTGCTGGAGCACTCTGGAAATTCCCGAAAACAGCGATCGCCCGGAAATCCGCAAGGCATACGCCCGCCTGATCAAGAAGTTTCGCCCGGACGAAAATCCCCAGCAATTTCAAGCGATTCACGACGCCTATCAGGAAGCGTTGGCAAGACTGCTGCACCCGCGAGTTGGGAATATACAATCCGGTGATGAACCTGGAATATCTCAAGCCGAAGCCCCTTCCAAAGGGGGAAATTCTGGCTCCCTTGAAGAGGTTCCAGAAGAGCTATTGCCGCCAGGCATGACGCGTGAGACATTCGAACGCATAAACGATGCAATCGAAAATATGAAAGAAAGCGAGATGATCGTTGAAGTTGACGACTTCAGGATCACCCGTGGAGAGACGCCTGACCAGGGTTTTCGCATTGAGAAGTTATATTCACCAGACACAGATGCCTACCGGGCGGGTCTCAGTGACGAGCACAGGCGCGCGCTGGACCAGGCACTTGCCACACTGGATGACATCTTAAACTCGTCTGATGTCGCTAACGCCAGGCATTGGGATTTTCTCGCAAATTGCTCTTACCTTCTGGACAGCCAGTTTCGCTATCAACTGACAGGGGATGTGCTGCGTAAGATTGCCCAGTATAACCTCTCAAGGAATGCCGCATCGCAAGCGCCGGTCGGGGTGACCGCGATGTACTGCCTGGATCAATATCTGGATTTCAGTAGGGCTAGCGTTGAGGATTACCACCAGCTTACCGAGCAGGAGTGGAATGCCCTGAGAATGCCAAACCGACTGGGCGCAGGGCAGCCAGTAGTAAATGACGGGTTAAAAGGCGGAAAATTAGTTGGTGGGCGGGGCCACGCATACACCCCGGCGCCGGAGCCGGGTTTTTGGTTCGCCTTGCTGAAGTTTTCTATTTTTGGCGTTGTGGCGGTATTTGTCTTGTTGGGGTTCGCGGCACTGGTACACACCGGCAAAGGCTCATTCATCTACGTGTTTGCGATTATCGCCGCAATTAAATTTGTGACAGCGTTTCTTGATGAATCCAACAAAAAATCATGA
- a CDS encoding molecular chaperone HscC, which produces MTILAIDLGTTNSACAIWRDGEAVSIPNRLGDLLTPSVVGVDERGEILVGRAAKERLITHPSQTVAVFKRLMGTSHRVQVARQEFTAVELSSLVIKSLKEDAEAFLGYPVEQAIVSVPAYFNDNQRFATKKAGELAGLKVDRLVNEPTAAAMAYGLHEKKEGTFIIVDLGGGTLDVTVLEFFEGVMQVHSSSGDNFLGGEDFVDAMVEAALSRAECRKSELSAVELHQLQMKMETVKRRISGPAQKVSYLAAGKPQEITVDTEWFTKVVTPLLVRLQRPIENALRDAGIPAREIDEVVLVGGSTKLAAVRSSVGKLFRRLPACSIDPDFAVVRGGAVQAGLADKDAALDDLVLTDVCPFTLGIDSVGMADGQFFPVYSPIIERNATVPVSRVERFSTVEDGQAEIRVRVFQGENRQTSKNVFLGSLNIPVPRNKAMKEAIDVRFSYDMNGILDVDVTVISNGKKYNKVIKNSPACLTEEDIKKSLDRLCKLKFHPRDAEINRSLLAKGERLYESSLGEERDMISQLMTQFEAVLDRQNDIEIAKARKAFQEKLEQFDMEEWL; this is translated from the coding sequence TTGGTACCACCAACAGCGCCTGCGCCATCTGGCGAGACGGCGAAGCCGTTTCAATTCCCAATCGACTTGGAGACCTGCTTACCCCTTCCGTGGTTGGCGTAGACGAGCGGGGAGAGATACTTGTTGGTCGCGCGGCCAAGGAGCGCCTGATTACCCACCCCAGCCAGACGGTTGCTGTATTCAAGCGATTGATGGGAACCAGCCACCGCGTACAGGTAGCTCGACAAGAGTTCACGGCGGTTGAGCTGTCGTCGCTGGTAATCAAATCACTAAAAGAAGACGCAGAGGCCTTTCTCGGATATCCGGTCGAGCAGGCGATTGTCAGCGTGCCGGCGTACTTTAATGATAACCAGCGCTTCGCCACCAAAAAGGCGGGTGAACTTGCGGGTCTCAAAGTCGATCGTTTGGTCAATGAGCCTACCGCCGCAGCGATGGCCTACGGACTGCATGAAAAGAAAGAGGGGACCTTTATTATTGTCGACCTCGGCGGCGGCACGCTGGATGTTACGGTGCTGGAGTTCTTCGAAGGGGTAATGCAAGTGCATTCTTCATCAGGCGATAATTTTCTTGGCGGAGAGGACTTTGTCGATGCAATGGTCGAGGCTGCCTTAAGCCGAGCAGAATGCCGAAAATCAGAGCTTTCTGCAGTAGAACTTCACCAGTTACAAATGAAAATGGAAACGGTGAAACGCCGAATTTCTGGGCCGGCGCAGAAAGTGAGTTACCTTGCTGCGGGCAAGCCGCAGGAAATTACCGTAGATACAGAATGGTTTACGAAAGTAGTCACTCCGCTTCTGGTGCGGCTTCAGCGCCCGATTGAAAACGCGCTCCGTGATGCCGGAATTCCTGCCCGGGAAATTGATGAAGTAGTTCTGGTGGGTGGTTCCACCAAGCTCGCTGCCGTGCGCTCGTCCGTAGGCAAACTTTTCCGACGCCTGCCGGCGTGCTCCATTGATCCGGATTTCGCCGTGGTACGTGGCGGCGCAGTACAGGCTGGTCTGGCTGACAAAGATGCCGCGTTGGACGATCTCGTACTTACAGACGTATGTCCGTTTACACTCGGAATTGACTCTGTTGGAATGGCCGACGGGCAGTTCTTCCCGGTTTATTCACCGATTATCGAGCGCAATGCGACGGTGCCGGTAAGTCGGGTTGAGAGGTTTTCAACGGTTGAAGATGGCCAGGCTGAAATCCGGGTGAGAGTTTTCCAGGGTGAAAATCGACAAACGTCAAAAAACGTATTTCTAGGCAGTCTGAATATTCCGGTGCCCCGTAATAAAGCGATGAAAGAGGCTATCGATGTCCGCTTCAGCTATGACATGAATGGCATTCTGGATGTGGATGTTACTGTGATTAGCAACGGCAAAAAGTACAACAAGGTGATAAAAAATTCACCTGCCTGCCTGACAGAAGAGGATATAAAAAAATCTCTGGATCGTCTGTGCAAGCTCAAGTTTCACCCGCGCGACGCCGAAATAAATCGTTCACTTCTTGCGAAAGGTGAGCGCCTTTATGAATCATCGCTTGGCGAAGAAAGGGATATGATCAGTCAGTTGATGACGCAATTTGAGGCGGTGCTCGACCGCCAGAACGATATTGAAATCGCTAAAGCGCGCAAGGCGTTCCAGGAAAAGCTAGAGCAATTTGATATGGAGGAGTGGCTGTGA
- a CDS encoding VOC family protein — MKSNCMHLAVPAGDLETAKTFYCDVLGCKTGNSEAGRWVDIDFWGNELTLHQSEEQLPNVRHDVDMGAVAVPHFGAHLPDDEFQALKARIDAAGLEYLDKPYRRFVGDEYEQETFFIKDPNGNVLEMKSMVNPELMFK; from the coding sequence ATGAAATCCAACTGTATGCACCTCGCGGTTCCCGCTGGAGACCTGGAAACCGCCAAAACCTTCTATTGCGACGTCCTCGGGTGCAAGACCGGCAACAGCGAAGCCGGGCGCTGGGTGGACATCGACTTCTGGGGGAATGAGCTCACGCTCCACCAGAGTGAAGAGCAATTGCCCAATGTACGTCACGATGTGGATATGGGCGCAGTGGCCGTACCACATTTTGGCGCACATTTACCTGATGATGAATTTCAGGCGCTCAAGGCGCGTATCGATGCCGCGGGCCTGGAATACCTGGACAAACCCTACCGCCGCTTTGTGGGCGATGAGTACGAGCAGGAGACATTCTTCATCAAGGATCCGAACGGTAACGTCCTGGAGATGAAGTCAATGGTGAACCCCGAACTGATGTTCAAGTAG
- a CDS encoding DEAD/DEAH box helicase, producing the protein MTFHKLGLSDPILQAIEEKGYTTPTEIQRKAIPAILEGRDIIATAQTGTGKTAAFVLPMLAALSGDRKRRAKRFRALILVPTRELAMQVEDNIRQYGKHLSVASMAMVGGVDLEPQKQQLIDGVDIVVATPGRLLDLAHQRALYFDELQILVMDEADRMLDMGFIDDLNKIIERLPAQRQNLLFSATLSSQVAALAKTVVENPFEVSVAGNQKTAPKITQWLIAVDKHNKSALLSHLVKEHNWTQALIFIRTQHGAAKLVSQLEKRGIKAESIHGGKSQASRSKILADFKSGAISLLVATGVAARGIDIDELPRVVNYDMPDDADEYIHRIGRTGRAGSSGEAVSLVSKDDFKRLCAVERRLGKIIDRVQIEAFPVVKDLPPSNLNFSTKGEKNSRGRNRTGKDDNTAKNAQPKPAAPKLTPWGKLK; encoded by the coding sequence ATGACATTCCACAAACTTGGCTTGAGCGACCCGATCCTGCAGGCCATTGAAGAGAAGGGCTATACCACCCCTACCGAGATCCAGCGCAAGGCAATTCCCGCCATACTGGAAGGGCGGGATATCATTGCGACAGCCCAGACCGGTACCGGCAAGACTGCAGCCTTTGTGTTACCCATGCTCGCGGCCCTGAGCGGAGATCGCAAGCGACGGGCGAAGCGCTTCCGCGCACTGATCCTTGTGCCGACCCGCGAGCTGGCCATGCAGGTGGAAGACAATATCCGGCAGTATGGAAAGCACCTGTCGGTTGCCTCTATGGCAATGGTGGGTGGGGTTGACCTTGAGCCACAAAAGCAACAGCTGATCGACGGCGTGGATATTGTGGTTGCCACGCCCGGCCGACTGCTCGATCTTGCTCACCAGCGCGCCCTCTACTTTGACGAGCTACAGATCCTGGTGATGGATGAGGCCGATCGTATGCTGGATATGGGCTTTATCGATGACCTCAACAAGATCATTGAGCGGCTGCCGGCACAACGCCAGAACCTTCTGTTTTCGGCCACCCTATCGAGCCAGGTCGCCGCGCTGGCGAAAACTGTGGTGGAAAACCCGTTTGAGGTTTCGGTGGCGGGCAACCAGAAGACGGCACCGAAGATTACCCAGTGGCTCATCGCCGTCGACAAGCACAACAAGTCCGCCCTGCTCAGCCATCTGGTGAAAGAGCACAACTGGACTCAGGCACTGATCTTCATCCGTACGCAACACGGTGCGGCCAAGCTGGTGAGCCAGTTGGAAAAGCGTGGGATCAAGGCGGAATCCATTCACGGCGGCAAAAGCCAGGCGTCGCGCTCCAAGATACTTGCAGACTTCAAATCCGGTGCAATCAGCCTGCTTGTGGCTACCGGTGTAGCAGCGCGCGGCATTGATATCGACGAGCTGCCGCGGGTGGTCAACTATGACATGCCGGACGACGCCGACGAGTATATTCATCGCATTGGCCGCACCGGCCGCGCCGGATCATCCGGCGAGGCGGTTTCACTGGTCTCCAAGGACGATTTCAAACGCCTGTGTGCAGTCGAGCGCCGCCTGGGTAAGATAATCGACCGAGTCCAGATTGAAGCGTTTCCAGTGGTCAAGGATTTGCCGCCATCCAACTTGAACTTTTCCACCAAGGGCGAAAAAAACAGTCGAGGTCGTAACAGGACAGGAAAGGACGATAACACTGCGAAAAACGCACAGCCTAAGCCAGCGGCCCCCAAACTCACGCCCTGGGGCAAGCTCAAGTAG